The nucleotide sequence GCACCGTGAGTGAAGCCGGCACCAGCGCGCGCCGGTAGCCCGCGGCGATGCTTCGCCGCCGCGCGGTCCATCCCGCCAGATACGGGAGGCGCGCCCGCAGGATGGCCGCCTGCAATTCGTCGAGGCGGCTGTTCGCGCCCGCTTCCTGGTGGTGATAGCGGGAGGTCTGGCCGCCGTTGCGCAGCCGCTTGATGCGCGCGGCCAGCTGCGCGTCGCCGGTAATCACCGCGCCGCCATCGCCCAGCGCGCCGAGGTTCTTGGTGGGGTAGAAGCTGGTGGCGCCGGCAATGCCGATGGTGCCGACCGCCCGCCCATCCGCGGTGGCGAGGTGGGCCTGCGCCGCGTCCTCGACGAGGGCCAGGTGGTGGCGCGCCGCAATCGCCTCGAAGGCGCGCATGTCGGCGGCCTGGCCGTACAAGTGCACCGGCAGGATGGCCCGGGTCCGCGGCGTGATGGCCGCTTCGGTCGCGCGCGGATCGAGCGTCAGCCGCTCGGGGTCGATGTCGGCAAACACCGGGCGGGCGCCCGCCATCATCACCGCGAGCGCCGAGTAGGCCGCCGACAGCGGCGGCGTGATCACCTCGTCGCCGGGGCCGATGTCGAGCGCGCGCAGGATCAGCGTGATGGCGTCGGTGCCGGTGCCGACGCCCACCGCGTGGGCGGCCTGGCTGGCCGCCGCAAACTCCGACTCGAACGCCTCGACCTCCGGGCCGAGCACGAACCAGCCGCTCGCAATCACGCGTTCGATCGCCGCCTTGACCGCCGCGGTGTCTTCGCCCGGGCGGAGCGCGTTAAACGGGACGCTCATCGACATATTTGGCGAGGTGTTCGCGGTAGTAATCCAGCGTGCGCGTGAAACCTTCGCGCAGCGGCACCGTCGGCGCCCATCCGGTGCGCGTCATGAACAGCGACGAGTCGGCGTAGAAGCTGCCGATGTCGATCGCCTTCTTTTCCGCCGGCCAGTCGATGAACTTGTAGCGGCCCCGTCCGGCCAGTTCGACGAGCAGGGCCACCAGGTCACGGTGGGTGATGTGTTCATCGCCGCCGACGTTGAACGCCTCGCCGTTCACCGCGTCGCTGGCGCCCGCGGCCAGGAACGCCTCGACCGCGTCATCGACGTAGACGAAGTCGCGGACCTGCGAGCCGTCGCCGAAGACCTCGATCTCGCGGTCTTCGAGCACCAGGCGGATGAACCAGCCGATGAAGCCCTGGCGGTTGTGACGCAGCAACTGCCGCGGCCCGTACACGTTGGTGAGCCGCAGCGCGCAGGCGCGCACGCCGAACACGTTGTTGTAAACCAGGTGGTAGTACTCGCCGGCCGCCTTGTTGACGCCGTTGACGTCGGTCGGCCGCACCAGTTGGCGTTCGGTCACCGGCAGCGCGTCGGGCCGCCCGTAGATCTGCCGCGTGCTGGCGTAGACGACCTTCGCCTTGGGGTTGTGGTGCCGGCACGCTTCGAGCAGCGTCAGCTGGCTGCGGCAGTTGATCTCGAGGTCGGTGTGCGGATCCCGCATGCTGTCGATGTGGCTCACCTGGCCGGCGAGGTTGAAGATCACCTCGCGGTCCTGCACCAGGTAGTTCATCGTGCTGGCCTGCCGCACGTCGGCGACGTTGACGCGCACGCGGGATTCGATGCCGCTGATGTTGAAGAGGTTGCCGCCGTAGTCGGGGATCAGCGAATCGACCAGCAGCACGTCGGCGCCGAGCCCGGCCAGCCGGTGCGCGAGGTTGCTGCCGATGAACCCGAGGCCGCCGGTGATCATCACGCGCCGGCCCTGGTAGAACGCCGCGTTGGTCATCGCCGAGGCCCCGCGCCGGGCGCCGGCGCGGTAACCGGCCTCGCCTTGAGGTGCTCGCGGCGGATCACGAGCAGCCACCACAGCTTGAGCACATCGACGCCGGTGCGGAAGATGCGGGGGAAGTTGAAGAACTGCGACTTGCCGTAGGCGCGGTGGTAATGGTGGACCGGCGTTTCGGCGACGCGGAAGCCCGCGTCCTGGAACTTCTTCATCATCTCCAGGCAGATCACGCCGCTGTCTTTCTCGAGTCGGACCACGTCGAAGATCCGCCGCCGCATCAGCCGGAAGTCGCAATCGACGTCGCGGACCTTCAGGCCAAACAGCAGCTTCACGGTGTGGTGGTAGAGGCGGCCGATAATGATGCGGTGCCTCGGATCCGACCGGCTGATCTTCCAGCCGTTCACCCAATCCACCTCGTCGGTCATCTGCTTCCAGAGCAGGACCATTTCCGACGGGTCGTACTGGGCGTCGCCGTCGGTGTAGAACACCAGGTCCTTGGTGGCGGCGGCAAACCCGGATCGCAAGGCGCCGCCGTAGCCGCGGTTCTTCTGGTGGTGGATGATGCGGACGTGGTCGGGATACACCCGCGCCAGCTCGTCGAGAATGCGCGGCGTCTCGTCCTGGCTGCCGTCGTTGATGACCATGACTTCGAAGTCGGGCGTCAGCGTGCCCGCCACCTGCACGGCGCTGATCACCAGGCTGGCAATCGTGCCGGCATCGTTGTAGGCCGGAAAGAACACGCTCAGGCCGGGCATCTTGGCCACTTTACTTCGATCCTCCCGGCTGCCGCGGCCGGATCCGGCCGTGGCGCAGCACGAGCTTCCAGGGCGTGATCAGGGATTCGAGCAGCACGCCGCTCGACAGCTTCGACGCGCCCTGCCGCCGCTCCACGAAGATGATCGGCGACTCGACGATGCTGAGGCCGGCGTCGGCGGCCATGAACGTCACGTCGAGCAGGAAGGCGTAGCCTTCGGACACGATCTTGTCGAGCGGCAGCCGGGCGAGCGACCGCCGCCGCCAGCAGCGGTAGCCGGTGGTGATGTCGCGCAAGCCGAGACCGGTGACCGTGCGGATGTAAAAGTTCGCGAACGAGCTGAGGATGATCCGGCGCAGCGGCCAGTTCACGACGCTGATGCCGTTCAGGTATCGCGACCCGATGACGAGGTCCGCGCCTGCCTCGGCTTCGGCGATCATCGCCGGCAGGTACTTCGGATCATGCGACAGGTCGGCGTCCATCTGGCACACCAGGTCGGCATCACCGGCAATGGCGTGGCGGAAGCCTTCGAGGTACGACACCCCCAGGCCCCGCGGGCCGGTGCGATGGAGCACGCGCACACGGCCGGGATACTGGACGGTGAGCGCATCGGCGACCGCGCCGGTGCCGTCGGGTGACTGATCGTCCAGCACCATCACCTCGGTGCCGGGCACCTCGAGGATGTCCTTGACGAGAATGGGCAGGTTCTCCCGCTCGTTGTAGGTCGGGACCAGGACCAGCGTCTTCATCCGCTACCGCCGCCCCTCGAAGCGCAGCGACGCCACCTGCTCCGACACCAGGCCGACCAGCATGACGATCACCGAGAACATCAGGAGCAACACGGCGCCGTTGGGAATGCGGTCGTGGTAGGCGAAGTTCCAGGCGCCGTAGCCGGCGCCGAGCACGAACGCCGCCGCGCTGACCGGCGCGAAGATCCGCAGAGGACTGAAGATGGTGATGACTTTGAGCAAGATCAATAGAAACTTTGCGCCGTCGCTCGCCAGCCGGATCTTCGACGTGCCGATCCGCGGCAAGGCCCCAATGGGCTCGAACGCCACATTGTAACCGGCCTTGATGAAGGCCAGCGTTGTCGTGGTCGGCGTCGAGAAGCCGTTCGGGAGCAAGTGGATGAACTCGAGCAGGTACTCGCGGCGTCCGGCGCGGAAACCGGACGTCAGATCCGGAATCGGGCGGTCGGTGAGGTAACTGGCCAGCCAGTTCAGGACGGCGTTGCCAATCCGGCGTCCCGCCGTGGCCTGGGTGTCGGACGAACGCGCGCCGATCACGAGGTCGTACTCGCCGAGCCGCGCCACCAGGCGCGCCACGTCGTTGGCGCGATGCTGGCCGTCGCCATCGACAATCGTCAGCCACTCGCTCGACGTCGCGCGGATCGCCGTCTTCACGGCGGCGCCGTTGCCCTTGTTGTACGGATGCGAGACCACGCGGGCGCCGGCCGCTTCCGCGGCCTGGCCCGTGCCATCGGTGGACCCGTCGTCCACGACCAGCACTTCGTGCCACGGCGCGGCGGCGCGGAGGCTGGCGACGACCGCGCCAATGCTCTCGCGCTCGTTGAAGGCCGGGACGACGATGGTGACGGAGCTTGGCGAGGCCATCGGCTACAGAAAAATTTGCTGGCTAGGAACCGGCAATCGTAGCACGCGAGGCGTAGCACCCCGGCCTCTCCAGGTGGTAGTCAAAATATTGACACACCTTCGTCTTGTTGGCGAAACAAAGGCGTAAACGATAGACAGGTAACCATTTGAAGCACTTGGACGTTGACAAGCCCACTCACCCCACTTAATATCCGAGTGGATTTTTGTGGAGTGAAGTGGAGTTATAGACGTGCTCCGGGGCAACCAGCCGGCGAAAATTGATGATAAGGGCCGGCTCAAGGTCCCGAACGGCTTTCGTGCCGCGATTCAGAAGGATCACGGCCCCGAGCTGTTCGTGACGAGCCTTACGGGCCAGTCTGTACGGATCTATCCAATGCCGGTCTGGCTCGAGATCGAGGGCCGCATTGCGCAGATGCCTTCTACTCATCCCGCGCGACAGAAGTACCTGGACCGCGTGAACTTTTACGGTCAGGTCGCGGAACTCGACCCCCAGGGACGCGTCCTGATTCAGCCCCGGCTTCGTGACAGCGCGCTCATGACCGGCGAAGTAGACGTGCTGGGGCAGCAGAACTACCTCGAGGTCTGGAACCACGAGCGCTTCGTCGCCCGGTTGCTCACCGAGCCGTTCACCGACGACGACGCGCGAGCGCTTGCTGATTTCGGGATCTAGTGGAACGCGCACTTCACGTTCCCGTTCTGCTCGAGGAGGTGCGGTCGCTGCTCCAGCCGGAGCGCGGCGGCACCTTCGTGGATTGCACCGTGGGCCTGGGCGGCCACTCGCGCATGTTGCTCGAGGGCGGGGCGACGCGGCTGATTGGGATCGATCGCGACACCGACGCGATCGCGATCGCGCGGACGGAGCTCGAATCGTTCGGTGATCGGGTCACGCTCGTGCACGCCGACTACCGCGAGGTCGCCGGCGTGCTGGACGCCGAGGGCGTGCCGGAGGTCGCGGGGCTGCTCGCCGACTTCGGCGTCTCGTCGATGCAGCTGGACGGCGAGGGGCGCGGGTTCAGCTTCAAGCGCGACGAGCCGCTGGACATGCGGATGGACCGCAGCCGCGGCGAGACGGCGGCCGAGCTGATCGACCGGGTCGAGGAAACGGAACTGGCCGACGCCATCTATCGCTTCGGCGAAGAGCGGCGGTCCCGGCAAGTGGCGCGCGCCATCGTCATGGCGCGCCAGCAGTCGCCGATCGAGACGACCGGGCGGCTGGCGGAGATCGTGCGGCGAGGGGTGGCCGCGCGCGGCTGGCAGCGGATCGATCCGGCGACGCGCACGTTCCAGGCGCTGCGCATCTGGGTCAACCGCGAGCTGGATGAACTCGACTCGTTTATCGGCCGGGCCGCCTCGCGGCTGCAGGTCGGCGGGCGGCTGGCGCTGATTTCGTTTCACTCACTGGAAGACCGGGTGGTGAAACACACGCTGCGCGATCTGGCGCGCGGCGACGAGGCGGCCATCAAGGTGCTGACCAAGCACCCGGTGATCGCCGGGGACGCGGAAGCGGCCGTCAACCCGCGGGCCCGGAGCGCGAAGCTCCGTGCCGCAGTACGAATCAGGTAAGGGAGGGGCGGATGGACAAAGCAGGAACCTTCGAATACGAAATTCGCAAGGACTTCCGCAATAACCAGATCGTGCGGGAGGTGGACGAGCGCCGCCAGCGCGACCTGTGGATGACGCTCGGCGTTGGCGTCGCCCTTGTCGGGGTGCTGCTGTTCTCGGCGTGGCAGCACTTCGAGCTGCTGCGCCATGGCTACAGGCTCGAGCAGATGCAGCGCGACCGCGCGGCGGAGAACGACATCAACCGCCACCTGCGCCTCGAAATGGAAACGCTGCGCGCTCCCCAGCGCATCGAGAAGCTCGCGATCGAGCGGCTCGGCATGGTGAGCCCCGGCGCGGCTGAAGCCGTCGTGCTCGAACGCGTGGCGCCGCAGGCGGCGCCCGCCAAGTCCGTCGTCGCGAGCCGGTAACAGGGTCGACCGTGGCCGTCCAGCCTGATCTCAATTGGCGTCCGGTGCTCAGGCGCCGCCTCACGGTGGCCGCGGGAGTGCTCGCCTTCTGGGTGCTCGGGATCGAGGCTCGTCTGGTCGTGCTGCAGGTGGTGCAGCACGACGAGTTGTCGGCGCGGGCCGAGCGCCAGCAGTCGGAAACCCAGAAGACGCCCGGCAAGCGCGGCGAGATCTACGATCGCAAGGGCCGGCTGCTCGCCTATAGCGTGGACGCCGACACCGTCTACGCCGTTCCCACCGACATCAAGGATCCGGTCAAGGCCGCGGCCCTGCTGTGCGGCGCCTTCGATGAATGCACCAAGAAGGATCGTGACCAGCTGGTGGAGCGCCTGAGCCGGAAGCGCCCGCGCGGCGGCCTGACCTCCTTCCAGTATGTGAGGCGCCGGGCGACGCCGATTGAGACCAAGCGCATCGCCGCGCTCGAAATGAAGGGCATCGGCTTCATGAAGGAAAGCAAGCGGTTCTACCCGAACCGCGAGCTGGCCGCGCACCTGATCGGCTACGTCGGCACCGACAACGCCGGCCTCCACGGCATTGAAGCCACTTACGACAAGACCGTCCGCGGCCGCGAGGGCACCCTGCTGGTACAGACCGACGCCCGCGGCCACGCGTTCAGCCGCCTCGATCGGCCGCCGACCACCGGCGGGTCGCTCGAACTCACCATCGACGAGCACCTCCAGTACATCGTCGAGCGGGAATTGAAGGCTGGCGTCGAAGCGGCGCGCGCCGATGGCGGCACCGCGGTGGCGATGGACCCCTATACCGGCGAGATTCTCGCGATGGCGAGCTGGCCGACGTTCAACCCGAACCAGTACGGCGGCACCAGCGACGCCGCGCTGCGCAATCGCGCCGTCCAGGATCTCTACGAGCCCGGGTCCACGTTCAAGCTGGTGACGGCGTCGGCGGCGATCGAGGAGAAGGTGATCACCCCCGACGAGATCATCGACGTCAGCGCCGGCCTCATTCGCTTCGGCAGCCGCGTGGTCAACGACATGCACCGCTACGGCCCGCTGTCGTTCACCGACGTGATCGTCAAGTCGAGCAACGTCGGCGCGATCAAGGTGGGCTTGAAGGTCGGCGCCGAGCGCATGGGCCTCTACATCCGCCGCTTCGGCTTCGGGCGGGCGTCGTCGCCGGATTTTCCCGGTGAGAGCCCCGGCATTGTCTGGGACCCGTCGAAGCTGAACGACAGCGCGCTGGCCTCGGTGTCGATGGGCTACCAGATCGGCGTGACGCCGCTGCAGATGGCCGCGGCGGCCAGCGTGATCGCCAATGGCGGGACCTTGTACGAACCCCACGTGGTGCGCGCCATCGTCAAGGGGGGCGTGCGGACCGCGGTGCCGCCCAAGGCCGTCAGGCGCGCGATCCTGCCCGGGACGGCGGCGACCCTGACGTCGATCATGGAATTGGTCGTGACCGAAGGCACGGCCAGGCGGGCCGCGCTCGCGAGTTACACGGTCGCGGGCAAGACCGGCACCGCCGACAAGCTGGTGAACGGCCGCTATTCACCGTCGCAGCAGAACGTGTCGTTCGTTGGTTTCGTGCCGTCGCGCAATCCGGTGATGACGGTGATCGTGATGATCGACTCACCGCGCCTCGG is from Vicinamibacterales bacterium and encodes:
- a CDS encoding glycosyltransferase family 2 protein, with the protein product MASPSSVTIVVPAFNERESIGAVVASLRAAAPWHEVLVVDDGSTDGTGQAAEAAGARVVSHPYNKGNGAAVKTAIRATSSEWLTIVDGDGQHRANDVARLVARLGEYDLVIGARSSDTQATAGRRIGNAVLNWLASYLTDRPIPDLTSGFRAGRREYLLEFIHLLPNGFSTPTTTTLAFIKAGYNVAFEPIGALPRIGTSKIRLASDGAKFLLILLKVITIFSPLRIFAPVSAAAFVLGAGYGAWNFAYHDRIPNGAVLLLMFSVIVMLVGLVSEQVASLRFEGRR
- a CDS encoding DegT/DnrJ/EryC1/StrS family aminotransferase: MSVPFNALRPGEDTAAVKAAIERVIASGWFVLGPEVEAFESEFAAASQAAHAVGVGTGTDAITLILRALDIGPGDEVITPPLSAAYSALAVMMAGARPVFADIDPERLTLDPRATEAAITPRTRAILPVHLYGQAADMRAFEAIAARHHLALVEDAAQAHLATADGRAVGTIGIAGATSFYPTKNLGALGDGGAVITGDAQLAARIKRLRNGGQTSRYHHQEAGANSRLDELQAAILRARLPYLAGWTARRRSIAAGYRRALVPASLTVPREFDPGHVYHLFPVLTPHRDAFQAHCTSQGVETLIHYPVPIPRQPALAATNPAMCPVADRVCSEVVSLPMYPALTDDQVAAVARAASSFNPPSR
- a CDS encoding penicillin-binding protein yields the protein MAVQPDLNWRPVLRRRLTVAAGVLAFWVLGIEARLVVLQVVQHDELSARAERQQSETQKTPGKRGEIYDRKGRLLAYSVDADTVYAVPTDIKDPVKAAALLCGAFDECTKKDRDQLVERLSRKRPRGGLTSFQYVRRRATPIETKRIAALEMKGIGFMKESKRFYPNRELAAHLIGYVGTDNAGLHGIEATYDKTVRGREGTLLVQTDARGHAFSRLDRPPTTGGSLELTIDEHLQYIVERELKAGVEAARADGGTAVAMDPYTGEILAMASWPTFNPNQYGGTSDAALRNRAVQDLYEPGSTFKLVTASAAIEEKVITPDEIIDVSAGLIRFGSRVVNDMHRYGPLSFTDVIVKSSNVGAIKVGLKVGAERMGLYIRRFGFGRASSPDFPGESPGIVWDPSKLNDSALASVSMGYQIGVTPLQMAAAASVIANGGTLYEPHVVRAIVKGGVRTAVPPKAVRRAILPGTAATLTSIMELVVTEGTARRAALASYTVAGKTGTADKLVNGRYSPSQQNVSFVGFVPSRNPVMTVIVMIDSPRLGGDTGGVIAAPIFKGIADASLRQMGVTPNINPAPPVLIARRDQNPVTTAAASSAPAIVTMTANMTDGGGLPDLRGLSARDALRELARLGLTARMQGAGVVVDQTPAPGSMIEPGASCMLVLNRRPAPRPAGALGDQR
- a CDS encoding NAD-dependent epimerase/dehydratase family protein, whose amino-acid sequence is MAARDPPRAPQGEAGYRAGARRGASAMTNAAFYQGRRVMITGGLGFIGSNLAHRLAGLGADVLLVDSLIPDYGGNLFNISGIESRVRVNVADVRQASTMNYLVQDREVIFNLAGQVSHIDSMRDPHTDLEINCRSQLTLLEACRHHNPKAKVVYASTRQIYGRPDALPVTERQLVRPTDVNGVNKAAGEYYHLVYNNVFGVRACALRLTNVYGPRQLLRHNRQGFIGWFIRLVLEDREIEVFGDGSQVRDFVYVDDAVEAFLAAGASDAVNGEAFNVGGDEHITHRDLVALLVELAGRGRYKFIDWPAEKKAIDIGSFYADSSLFMTRTGWAPTVPLREGFTRTLDYYREHLAKYVDERPV
- a CDS encoding cell division protein FtsL, encoding MDKAGTFEYEIRKDFRNNQIVREVDERRQRDLWMTLGVGVALVGVLLFSAWQHFELLRHGYRLEQMQRDRAAENDINRHLRLEMETLRAPQRIEKLAIERLGMVSPGAAEAVVLERVAPQAAPAKSVVASR
- a CDS encoding glycosyltransferase family 2 protein, translating into MPGLSVFFPAYNDAGTIASLVISAVQVAGTLTPDFEVMVINDGSQDETPRILDELARVYPDHVRIIHHQKNRGYGGALRSGFAAATKDLVFYTDGDAQYDPSEMVLLWKQMTDEVDWVNGWKISRSDPRHRIIIGRLYHHTVKLLFGLKVRDVDCDFRLMRRRIFDVVRLEKDSGVICLEMMKKFQDAGFRVAETPVHHYHRAYGKSQFFNFPRIFRTGVDVLKLWWLLVIRREHLKARPVTAPAPGAGPRR
- a CDS encoding polyprenol monophosphomannose synthase; translation: MKTLVLVPTYNERENLPILVKDILEVPGTEVMVLDDQSPDGTGAVADALTVQYPGRVRVLHRTGPRGLGVSYLEGFRHAIAGDADLVCQMDADLSHDPKYLPAMIAEAEAGADLVIGSRYLNGISVVNWPLRRIILSSFANFYIRTVTGLGLRDITTGYRCWRRRSLARLPLDKIVSEGYAFLLDVTFMAADAGLSIVESPIIFVERRQGASKLSSGVLLESLITPWKLVLRHGRIRPRQPGGSK
- the rsmH gene encoding 16S rRNA (cytosine(1402)-N(4))-methyltransferase RsmH, producing the protein MERALHVPVLLEEVRSLLQPERGGTFVDCTVGLGGHSRMLLEGGATRLIGIDRDTDAIAIARTELESFGDRVTLVHADYREVAGVLDAEGVPEVAGLLADFGVSSMQLDGEGRGFSFKRDEPLDMRMDRSRGETAAELIDRVEETELADAIYRFGEERRSRQVARAIVMARQQSPIETTGRLAEIVRRGVAARGWQRIDPATRTFQALRIWVNRELDELDSFIGRAASRLQVGGRLALISFHSLEDRVVKHTLRDLARGDEAAIKVLTKHPVIAGDAEAAVNPRARSAKLRAAVRIR